The following is a genomic window from Euzebyales bacterium.
AACTCGAGCACGGGGCGGACCTCGACGGCACCCAGCGTGGGCAGCTTGGCGGCCCATGAGATCGCCGCATCGAGATCGTCCACGTCGATGAGGTAGTAGCCGTTGATGATCTCTTTGGTCTCCGCGAACGGCCCGTCGGTCGTGAGCGTGTCGCCACCCTCGACGCGTACGGTCGTCGCAGTGGTGGAGTCATGCAGCGCCTGGCCGTCGACGAGCGCCCCCGAGCTCCGCAGGTCCTCGGTGTACGCGAACCACCTGGCCATGTCGGCCTGCTGCTCCTCCTCGGACCACTGGTTGCGGATCCCCTCTTCCTCGGCGATCAGCAGCACGTACTTCATGGTGTTCCTCCTCGTCGTCGGGTCCCACCGGATGCGGGCCACGCATGACGTGGTCGCGCACGCCTGCCCGGTTTCGACATCCTCGACCGACATTCTTGCCGATCCGCCGTTCACGCCAGGAGGGCCGCGGAGGGCAGCATGACGTACTCGGCGTAGAACAGCGCCCAGATGACCAGGTAGAAGCGGGCGATCGACGGGCGTCGA
Proteins encoded in this region:
- a CDS encoding YciI family protein, with translation MKYVLLIAEEEGIRNQWSEEEQQADMARWFAYTEDLRSSGALVDGQALHDSTTATTVRVEGGDTLTTDGPFAETKEIINGYYLIDVDDLDAAISWAAKLPTLGAVEVRPVLEFDMPEA